A genomic stretch from Ciona intestinalis unplaced genomic scaffold, KH HT000098.2, whole genome shotgun sequence includes:
- the LOC100182250 gene encoding uncharacterized protein LOC100182250 — MDILSDMTDFNCSDARTAMQILISNSSLESIHNPFVELGFDQIKEKVVPHLCPHIEVPSSETVSQPMPSKSKSFPRRMRPTKFRKSVRSLPGDGTVVTSSNSESDYIYMDDCEALGSSSSMTSVSEKRSHQSYWKDCDFLIYKAMSACVKHPVLLPCKHAGTLQSHSLLNKEDGEVALILGSFLRKLCKHPSKKHRDYQHIISQSNKEQSLQSELFYQLQVSEKNEHPYYKQDEFYSVEDNRRWQKVERDEINSFISRLPGLDSPDVYISTRNRCEDYRTLLSKVVNYELSDMIKNGSTLTIPETSLSPSVSSASLPRAGKILSSKSSRLLAEFALRYRVSPLTQLVMYFQCLLKCMDSNILALGDLETLEELQHCLKEILNFLTGDFGVHVILKSEVKLMNELTEMVIEDLKSMMCSFLTTWKPTKDQLSTSLALLHSCYTWQQLYDEQRENDYPFCVEKWFQAAVIEGYESQKHLKCDCEDPCITSKSACLLRAIQYSMETICNGSKEGFQSTFEPYIENVSKSSAAVLYTRVLKDVQDLANDSQAAKSFENKSFEFVSNIHLPSKLFEFEECVFKTCHTPSMEDLSLNWKTVFHDKRRFWMREIRSRMSKSMLLFIKDHGKGCSVDLNTEEVFLVSEMPDTRTSSCSDRRKKSVTTDNANTHVTTERTTTEGHDNTQRMRMNTMVGCGVENEPRHEISEFMTLNTSSRDNFSVIRPSFTFTQSALDLVLLINRFIAFIEGLVQPLHNLPYDLYKLPSAATNKDLFCIQVFEVMSRIIKQYCDCMLNIDLCNIPEKRVLQYVTKEKREQLKRRALNGTVNCCRHQMESVRCSTTEADDFSTNSGYAKMCRRINNVALLLGGRHVIFEKLCRALQISESIASSAMTSSRNSSMHERLSDSDIYHTRTTESLYSEGSDSSQDTVVYVGPGNSSDKPADNPESESLICHDESMVESGTEIVNSLSELPTDGNNNNAQRSEQDMPPHTSSVDVHLLGVGNKPPRLRRSYTVMEGRNDHGRSRQRSCTDADLVDEQESILVLGITPLLDRCGESVTTCARSLCGVLGWRVTKTVFGKLLSLLDKPNVNFTRYNCPNTTTDVEICEQFFEPVTSDLYHVLNQLSTLVRTEVLPQLHQTVWKLFLEIFKTTVMKLGQHPLNMRKRSFVLLNLFRFFANIFSSFELLQEDEMTEDIQPSLKLLELYTLTTERVIGIHESLENQPIKMEQLLMEIRKKHKSFSGRQLLQHVIKTYPKLPPSKAKSKAHKKCEELIRQKLISLLFVREKNTSRLPDLVDDSLSSNCSSTPTSSRIEISETSSSITSDDSFTSPIESDSDGSQDVTDPNKFYADDDHFYVILQALQDTFAVHGIQQTDSASPGIDSVKNVLLSRQMYDHQANEFLRRRGYIKRWYQQGCFCFPL; from the exons ATGGATATTTTATCAGACATGACGGACTTTAATTGCTCAGATGCCAGAACAGCGATGCAGATTCTGATTTCTAATTCTTCGCTGGAAAGTATTCACAACCCATTTGTTGAACTTGG GTTTGATCAAATCAAGGAGAAAGTTGTACCTCATTTATGTCCACATATAGAAGTCCCAAGTTCAGAAACCGTATCTCAACCAATGCCATCAAAATCAAAAAGTTTCCCTCGTCGTATGAGGCCTACCAAGTTCCGAAAATCTGTTCGTTCTTTACCAGGAGATGGGACAGTGGTTACCAGTTCCAATTCTGAAAgtgattatatttatatggatGACTGTGAAGCATTAG GCAGCAGCAGCAGCATGACATCTGTTTCGGAAAAGAGGTCTCATCAGAGTTATTGGAAAGATTGTGATTTTCTCATCTACAAAGCAATGTCTGCATGTGTTAAACATCCAGTGTTGCTACCATGTAAACATGCGG GCACATTGCAAAGCCATAGCTTACTGAACAAGGAAGATGG tgaGGTGGCACTGATTCTCGGTTCATTTCTTCGCAAGCTTTGTAAACATCCATCCAAGAAACACAGAGACTACCAACACATAATATCACAGTCAAATAAAGAGCAATCTCTGCAATCAGAGCTGTTTTATCAACTACAAGTGTCCGAGAAAAATGAACACCCGTACTACAAACAAGATGAGTTCTAT TCAGTTGAGGACAATCGAAGGTGGCAGAAAGTTGAAAGAGATGAAATTAATTCTTTCATATCCAGACTTCCTGGTTTAGACAGCCCTGATGTTTATATTTCAACGCGTAATAGATGTGAGGATTATAGAACACTTCTATCTAAA GTTGTAAATTATGAACTTAGTGATATGATAAAGAATGGATCAACGCTAACTATTCCGGAAACTTCTTTATCTCCATCTGTATCTTCAGCGAGTCTTCCAAGAGCAGGGAAGATACTTTCATCCAAGTCAAGCAGACTCCTTGCAGAGTTTGCATTGAGATATCGTGTTTCTCCGCTGACACAACTTGTCATGTACTTTCAGTGTTTGCTGAAGTGTATGGATAGTAACATTCTCGCGTTGGGTGACTTGGAGACTTTAGAAGAGTTACAGCATTGC CTGAAAGAGATTCTAAACTTTCTCACTGGTGACTTTGGCGTGCATGTGATATTAAAATCAGAAGTTAAATTGATGAATGAACTCACAG AGATGGTGATAGAAGATTTGAAATCTATGATGTGTTCATTCCTTACAACTTGGAAGCCTACTAAAGACCAACTGAGCACTTCACTTGCTCTTCTGCATAGTTGCTACACATGGCAACAATTGTACGACGAACAAAGAGAAAATGATTATCCGTTTTGTGTCGAAAAATGGTTCCA GGCAGCAGTCATTGAAGGCTATGAGAGTCAGAAGCATTTGAAATGTGATTGTGAAGATCCTTGCATTACCTCTAAATCTGCATGTCTTCTCCGCGCTATCCAATATTCCATGGAAACAATTTGCAACGGCAGCAAAGAAGGATTTCAATCTACCTTTGAACCTTACattgaaaatgtttcaaaatctTCAGCTGCAGTGCTTTACACAAGGGTGCTTAAAGATGTACAGGATTTGGCAAACGATTCCCAGGCTGCAAAGtcttttgaaaataaatcatttgaatttgtttcaaacattcATCTGCCATCAAA gTTGTTTGAATTTGaagaatgtgtttttaaaacttgccACACACCTTCAATGGAAGATCTATCATTGAACTGGAAGACAGTCTTCCATGATAAACGGCGTTTCTGGATGAGAGAAATTAGGTCCAGGATGAGCAAGTCAATGCTTCTATTCATTAAGGATCATGGGAAAGGATGTTCGGTGGATTTAAATACAGAAGAAGTTTTCCTGGTTTCAGAGATGCCGGACACTCGTACCAGTTCGTGTTCAGATCGCCGTAAAAAGTCAGTGACCACTGACAATGCAAACACACATGTGACCACAGAACGCACCACG ACTGAGGGGCATGACAATACTCAACGTATGAGAATGAACACTATGGTGGGGTGTGGTGTGGAAAATGAACCGCGACATGAGATCTCAGAGTTTATGACCCTTAACACAAGCTCACGTGACAACTTTTCAGTCATCAGACCTTCATTCACATTTACGCAGTCCGCATTGGATTTGGTTCTTTTAATAAAcag gtttaTTGCATTTATTGAGGGGTTGGTGCAACCACTACATAACCTGCCGTATGATCTGTACAAACTTCCTTCTGCTGCAACCAACAaagatttgttttgtattcaagTGTTTGAG GTTATGTCACGTATAATCAAACAATACTGTGATTGTATGCTTAACATAGACCTTTGCAATATTCCCGAAAAACGTGTGCTGCAGTATGTGACAAAGGAAAAAAGGGAACAACTAAAACGAAG AGCACTTAATGGAACGGTTAATTGCTGTCGTCATCAAATGGAAAGTGTTAGATGTTCAACCACAGAAGCTGATGACTTTTCTACAAACAGCGGTTATGcaaag ATGTGCAGGCGAATAAACAATGTTGCTCTCTTGTTGGGAGGGCGACATGTGATCTTTGAAAAGTTGTGTCGTGCGCTTCAAATCTCCGAAAGTATTGCGTCATCAGCGATGACGTCGTCAAGAAATTCCTCCATGCATGAGCGATTAAGTGACTCGGATATTTACCACACACGAACTACG GAAAGTTTGTATTCAGAAGGCAGTGATTCCAGTCAAGATACAGTTGTTTATGTAGGGCCTGGTAATTCCAGCGATAAACCAGCTGACAATCCGGAATCGGAATCACTGATCTGCCACGATGAAAGCATGGTTGAATCTGGAACAGAGATCGTGAATTCTTTAAGTGAATTACCAACGGACGGGAACAACAATAACGCTCAAAGAAGCGAGCAAGACATGCCACCTCACACATCAAGCGTAGATGTACATTTACTCGGAGTTGGGAATAAACCACCAAGATTGAGGCGTTCATATACGGTGATGGAGGGGCGGAATGACCACGGTCGCAGCAGACAGCGAAGTTGTACAGATGCAGACTTGGTGGACGAGCAGGAGTCTATATTAGTCCTTGGGATTACACCACTCTtg GATCGGTGTGGAGAGTCGGTGACGACATGTGCACGTTCACTATGTGGTGTTCTGGGTTGGAGGGTAACAAAAACGGTGTTTGGGAAACTTTTATCTCTATTGGATAAACCGAACGTGAACTTTACCCGTTATAACTGCCCCAACACAACGACGGATGTTGAAATTTGCGAACAGTTTTtcgaacctgtaacctctgaTCTATACCACGTTCTTAACCAGCTCTCTACCCTCGTACGCACAGAAGTTTTGCCGCAGTTGCACCAGACGGTGtggaaactttttttagaG ATCTTCAAAACTACTGTAATGAAGTTGGGTCAACATCCACTGAATATGAGAAAACGTTCGTTTGTTCTACTTAATCTCTTCCGCTTCTTTGCCAACATCTTCTCATCTTTCGAGCTCCTCCAGGAAGATGAGATGACTGAAGACATCCAGCCATCACTAAAACTCCTGGAGCTTTACACACTCACCACAGAACGAGTAATTGGCATCCACGAATCGTTGGAAAATCAA ccTATCAAAATGGAGCAGTTATTAATGGAGATTCGTAAAAAACACAAGTCATTTAGCGGCCGTCAACTCCTGCAACACGTGATCAAGACATATCCCAAGCTGCCTCCAAGCAAAG CAAAATCAAAAGCACACAAGAAATGCGAAGAATTAATAAGACAGAAGCTCATCTCTTTGTTATTTGTTCgggaaaaaaatacaagtcGTTTACCAGATCTCGTGGACGATTCGCTAAGTTCGAACTGCA GTTCCACACCGACGTCTTcaagaattgagataagtgaAACGTCATCATCGATTACGTCAGATGATTCATTTACTTCACCTATTGAATCAGATTCCGACGGGAGCCAAGACGTCACAGATCCTAATAAATTTTACGCAGACGATGATCATTTTTACGTCATCTTGCAAGCTTTACAAGACACGTTTGCTGTGCACGGG ATTCAACAAACCGACAGTGCGAGTCCCGGAATCGACTCTGTCAAGAATGTTCTTCTAAGCAGACAAATGTACGACCACCAAGCGAACGAGTTTTTAAGACGTCGAGGTTACATTAAACGGTGGTACCAGCAGGGCTGTTTCTGTTTTCCGCTGTAA
- the LOC100184612 gene encoding thrombospondin type-1 domain-containing protein 7A, giving the protein MSSNKEYWLLRFPWCGYGTDMDRNRKSETSNKTKLQTIRRRGISASSVTSQRVALLFFFTLSQHSSVLWGYADATTTAVWKTGPWGVCGSASCGPGGWQLRSVTCEDTLLHYRTRNENCQQFIKPTDRKSCFKICDHHQNEYNWHVGNWEVCKHSYQSQTEELSLVTNCGIHSSPDGSQIRQLSCVLNSNISVVVENSVCERFFRPPSTQQNCRVPCPQNCVTSLFNSWSTCSSSCGNGTQTRVRHVIRMEKYGGTPCPDLSESRPCEDAPCDDFNLPNINQHKLKFEEWSSCRRARVDMKLLQRGGSSRRKKSRNLLRMVGVRTRRVHCLTKHGAVVGDSVAMSETCSVAQRCKVSQWSQWARCSSSCGSNGTQTRTRDLTGLPLGSNASSCPEFTQARMCDLPEDSFAPCKKYRWLAGGWSICELIHNASCGGGLQIRHVYCALNDDFMVQQVSDSYTLQGEEGAVAWSRIQPVDDAFCDAQTKPSDWQECDVKCSFKCDLGQWSEWSECAFDSCQPHFAPANQTRVSKRSMRNRKGFKRRTRPVYNDYGRPEDCTHTLEVIPCDEARCFSWHVAHVSLCVPENGNCGHGTALQTLECHNMWRQVVETRACTSDRFATPLPSFVGCEVPCGKDCVVDDWSQWTPCGHSCKRGKGESERQTRKREILAHPGRTGIPCPLAEELHETRMCNQHKCSIYFWTTSKWSECEIKGNLEPPPVGLADNNVFGTNNRQSNDGRPLVFPHNEATDICGVGYQTRRVQCRKKNSRRVRQKMCISWDKPVSSRPCSVSCNQDCLLSEWSAWSSCERECSRKIRDKLLSSESFSPAGLLSVYQRRSRYIVRHRMGDGMPCEIELQQARLCDDASQCVAYKWHIRKWGPCMLASGMTTMSSENGKCRGVKTRTIRCNLHTVSGNIPTDDIKCLQNAGPMPLASRPCATSCPRNLGFSEWLERLGCQASSIEATTIAVTADVTSSETTSSEDDSSYVPPQMIVRSVGPWSSCFIDDRDFQDTGDECPVDEHPTVPNDATSFTDVTASMEVCGRGRRKRPLGCFEESTGAMVDISFCSYRAFDEEECEVPCPVDCQMSGWAEWGLCGDLLRGQVIQGNSSHPRTLPCGESRRIRFKYFMELPSNGGRSCPVMDSDNQVYESQVCHTICNDNFFVSNGWDSCQPRRRRSHSNCGSGVQTRTVNCFRTERLSSFSNVAVLLEDKRLCDVTNMPLGADKCTLPCPGECVVSKWSSWQPCPGGTPGSCEGTVRIRTRRLLRQTDRDVTEASCPDAQNLTQTEECQLNVNCFTYSAAWSEWSSCLAPRPAVCGEGRMRRRMNCVQSDGLPVHVSKCAAANVTIENPQSVKCRVDCPVDCEVTEWSAWSQCSGTCGVSRHRTRVRKISRQPSRTGRRCPQELVQTRPCCAKPCYKWSLLGWTTCSLTRGNCGSGSQERVVQCVQQDGTEVGAILCKKQQMKQDGDNGQLLDWFTAEQLRRPCHMPCPGECRMSDWSVWSRCHADCTLDVTPSLTNLPGIRTRSRIGYVVGSVPGVHCSPSEIEESPCPASESQCINYAWKVGPYIGHTREVSCVSEDNDMAVSTGCQEALKPAASVATPYCPQPCNRIRHSYCTTSGVCDCRPPYVAIYQSFSNQYLHECESKQHDQGTQVQETVDMRNTKAKDRENKDVTVVPPVVIVPANNSDDNDAWSVFNPVKPDGTLKVWAYGAIAGLVVLLVFTFALCYLIYSACCRRNSSAKNRQHRKRRRHRRSNSSGSNVGIGIMAGSVGGSSMYGGTGIPPYRINHNSSTSRYPPRTLSRTPSVRSGFTFPDRYDSDQD; this is encoded by the exons ATGTCGTCAAACAAGGAATACTGGTTGCTGAGATTCCCTTGGTGTGGATACGGGACGGATATGGACAGAAATAGGAAATCGGAAActtcaaacaaaaccaaacttCAAACAATACGCCGTCGCGGCATATCCGCGTCATCTGTAACGTCACAACGGGTCGCGCTACTTTTCTTTTTCACTCTATCGCAACACAGCTCCGTTTTATGGGGATATGCAGATGCAACCACCACAGCCGTTTGGAAAACAG GACCTTGGGGAGTATGTGGCAGTGCATCATGTGGACCTGGTGGTTGGCAGCTGCGTTCAGTGACGTGTGAAGATACATTGTTACATTACAGAACAAGAAATGAAAACTGtcaacaatttataaaacccaCTGACAGGAAGTCTTGTTTTAAG ATTTGTGATCATCATCAGAATGAATACAACTGGCATGTAGGTAATTGGGAAGTGTGTAAACATTCTTATCAATCTCAAACAGAGGAGTTGTCACTTGTCACCAACTGTGGCATCCATAGCAGTCCGGATGGATCACAAATTCGTCAATTAAgctgtgttttaaattcaaatatttctgtTGTAGTGGAGAATTCTGTATGTGAAAG GTTTTTTCGACCACCAAGTACTCAACAGAACTGCCGTGTTCCTTGCCCTCAAaactgtgtgacgtcattgtttaATAGTTGGAGCACTTGTAGCTCATCCTGTGGGAATGGGACCCAAACCAGA GTGAGACATGTTATAAGAATGGAAAAGTATGGGGGAACACCCTGTCCTGATCTGTCTGAATCTCGCCCTTGTGAAGATGCCCCGTGTGATGATTTCAATTTGCCGAACATAAATCagcacaaattaaaatttgaggAATGGTCGTCGTGTAGAAGAGCAAGGGTGGAT ATGAAGTTACTTCAAAGAGGGGGCAGCTCTAGAAGGAAAAAATCACGAAACTTGCTTCGAATGGTCGGTGTTCGAACAAGGAGGGTTCACTGTTTAACCAAGCATGGTGCTGTAGTGGGAGACAG tGTTGCAATGTCAGAAACCTGCAGTGTTGCGCAACGATGTAAAGTATCACAATGGTCGCAGTGGGCGCGATGCTCATCCTCTTGTGGGAGCAACGGAACGCAAACTCGAACTCGTGATCTAACAGGTCTTCCTCTTGGGAGTAATGCTTCATCCTGCCCTGAGTTCACACAAGCCAGGATGTGTGACCTCCCAGAAGACAGTTTTGCTCCatgcaaaaa GTACAGGTGGTTAGCAGGTGGATGGAGTATATGCGAACTCATACATAATGCAAGCTGTGGAGGTGGCTTACAGATAAGGCATGTTTACTGCGCTCTCAACGACGATTTCATGGTTCAACAG gtgtctgACTCGTATACACTCCAAGGCGAAGAAGGGGCAGTGGCGTGGTCTCGCATTCAACCTGTGGATGACGCTTTCTGTGAC GCCCAGACAAAGCCGAGCGACTGGCAGGAATGTGACGTCAAGTGCAGCTTCAAGTGCGACCTTGGCCAATGGTCGGAGTGGTCGGAATGCGCCTTCGACAGCTGCCAGCCGCATTTCGCACCCGCCAATCAAACGAGGGTAAGCAAGCGAAGCATGCGCAACAGAAAAGGCTTTAAAAGACGAACACGACCTGTGTACAACGATTACGGCCGACCGGAAGATTGCACACACACCTTGGAAGTTATTCCATGCGACGAAGCACG GTGCTTTTCGTGGCATGTAGCCCATGTCTCACTATGCGTCCCTGAAAATGGGAACTGTGGTCATGGGACAGCATTGCAGACGCTGGAATGCCATAATATGTGGCGGCAGGTGGTTGAAACGAGAGCCTGTACGTCGGACCGTTTCGCCACACCCCTACCTAGCTTTGTGGGTTGCGAAGTTCCGTGTGGAAAGGATTGTGTCGTGGATGATTGGAGTCAGTGGACGCCTTGTGGCCACAGCTGTAAGCGTGGGAAGGGGGAATCGGAACGACAAACGAG AAAACGTGAAATCCTTGCCCACCCTGGAAGAACCGGGATACCTTGCCCTCTAGCGGAGGAACTTCACGAAACACGAATGTGCAACCAACATAAATGCTCCATCTATTTCTGGACAACTTCAAAGTGGTCGGAATGCGAAATCAAAGGGAATCTAGAACCGCCG CCTGTCGGGTTAGCAGACAACAACGTTTTTGGGACGAACAACCGACAGAGCAACGATGGTCGGCCGTTGGTTTTCCCACATAACGAAGCAACAGATATATGTGGGGTCGGTTATCAAACAAGACGAGTGCAGTGTAGAAAGAAAAACAGCCGACGCGTTCGTCAAAAA ATGTGCATAAGCTGGGACAAACCGGTTTCTTCCAGACCGTGTTCGGTTTCATGCAACCAGGACTGCTTGCTGTCTGAATGGAGTGCTTGGAGCAGCTGCGAGAGAGAATGTTCCAGAAAAATCCGCGACAAACTTCTCAGCTCAGAGTCGTTTTCACCTGCTG GCTTACTGAGTGTTTACCAACGTCGTAGTCGATACATCGTACGTCATAGGATGGGAGATGGAATGCCATGTGAGATTGAACTTCAGCAAGCGAGGTTATGCGATGATGCGAGCCAATGCGTAGCTTACAA GTGGCATATACGGAAGTGGGGACCTTGTATGCTGGCTAGTGGCATGACCACTATGTCCAGTGAAAACGGGAAGTGCCGAGGTGTGAAGACGAGGACGATCCGATGCAACCTGCACACAGTGAGCGGTAATATACCGACAGATgatattaaatgtttacag AACGCCGGTCCTATGCCACTCGCATCACGACCCTGCGCTACATCTTGTCCACGTAATCTTGGCTTCAGCGAATGGTTGGAACGCCTTGGTTGTCAGGCTTCTAGCATAGAAGCTACCACTATCGCCGTCACAgcggatgtgacgtcatcagaaacTACGAGCAGCGAGGACGACAGTAGTTACGTACCACCACAGATGATCGTTCGATCAGTGGGCCCGTGGTCGTCTTGCTTCATTGACGATCGTGAT TTTCAAGACACTGGTGACGAGTGCCCTGTGGACGAACATCCGACCGTGCCCAACGATGCTACGTCATTCACTGACGTCACAGCCAGCATGGAGGTTTGTGGGCGTGGTCGAAGGAAGAGACCGCTTGGTTGTTTCGAGGAAAGCACTGGAGCGATGGTGGATATTTCGTTTTGTTCGTATCGAGCGTTCGACGAGGAAGAGTGTGAG GTTCCATGTCCTGTTGATTGCCAGATGAGTGGTTGGGCTGAGTGGGGTCTATGTGGTGACTTGTTGAGAGGGCAAGTCATTCAAGGAAATTCCAGTCACCCCAGGACGTTACCGTGTGGTGAGAGTCGGAGGATCCGATTCAAATATTTCATGGAGTTGCCAAGTAATGGTGGACGCTCATGTCCAGTGATGGACAGCGACAATCAG gtGTACGAGAGTCAGGTGTGCCACACTATATGTAATGACAACTTTTTCGTCTCTAATGGTTGGGACTCATGTCAGCCTCGCCGCAGAAGGTCGCATTCTAATTGTGGGTCAG GTGTCCAAACTCGCACAGTAAACTGTTTTAGGACAGAACGTTTGTCCAGTTTTTCTAACGTCGCTGTGCTGCTAGAAGACAAACGcctgtgtgacgtaacaaacatgcCACTGGGTGCAGACAAATGCACTCTTCCTTGTCCTGGGGAGTGCGTTGTATCCAAGTGGTCGTCATGGCAACCATGCCCTGGAGGAACCCCCGGGTCATGTGAGGGTACGGTTCGAATACGGACGAGGCGACTGCTTCGACAAACTGATCGAG ATGTTACGGAAGCAAGTTGTCCTGACGCGCAGAACCTTACGCAGACAGAAGAATGTCAATTGAACGTCAATTGTTTCACGTACAG TGCTGCGTGGAGTGAATGGAGTAGTTGTCTTGCTCCACGACCTGCTGTTTGTGGAGAAGGTCGCATGAGACGGAGAATGAACTGTGTACAAAGTGATGGACTACCTGTACATGTCTCCAA ATGCGCAGCCGCAAACGTCACAATAGAAAACCCGCAGTCGGTGAAATGCAGGGTTGACTGTCCGGTCGATTGCGAAGTAACAGAATGGTCTGCGTGGAGTCAGTGCTCGGGAACATGTGGTGTTTCAAGACATAGGACGCGTGTAAGAAAG atttccCGCCAGCCGTCACGCACAGGACGCAGGTGTCCGCAAGAGCTTGTGCAAACCCGACCTTGCTGTGCCAAGCCGTGTTATAAGTGGTCATTACTTGGATGGACGACGTGTTCGCTTACTCGTGGTAACTGTGGGAGTGGAAGCCAAGaacgagttgttcaatgtGTTCAACAAG acGGAACCGAAGTCGGAGCTATTTTATGCAAGAAACAGCAAATGAAACAAGATGGCGACAACGGTCAACTACTCGACTGGTTCACCGCTGAACAACTTCGTCGCCCATGTCACATGCCTTGTCCTGGCGAGTGTCGTATGTCTGATTGGTCAGTATGGAGTCGTTGTCATGCCGACTGTACACTTGACGTGACACCAAGCCTAACTAACTTACCAGGGATACGAACTCGATCAAGGATTGGATACGTGGTTGGATCG GTGCCTGGTGTTCATTGCTCACCTTCTGAAATCGAGGAATCTCCATGTCCTGCAAGTGAATCCCAATGTATTAACTATGCGTGGAAGGTGGGACCTTACATCGGTCATACACGCGAAGTGTCCTGTGTAAGCGAGGACAATGATATGGCTGTTTCTACAGGTTGCCAAGAAGCACTGAAGCCAGCAGCT TCGGTAGCGACACCCTACTGCCCCCAGCCATGCAATAGGATCCGACATAGCTACTGCACTACAAGTGGTGTATGCGACTGCCGACCACCATACGTTGCTATCTACCAATCATTCTCCAACCAATATCTTCATGAGTGCGAGTCAAAGCAACACGACCAAGGAACGCAAGTT CAAGAAACAGTTGACATGCGGAACACGAAGGCCAAGGACAGAGAGAACAAGGACGTAACGGTTGTACCACCGGTTGTAATAGTTCCAGCCAACAATAGTGATGATAACGATGCGTGGTCTGTCTTCAACCCTGTCAAACCTGACGGTACTTTGAag GTTTGGGCATACGGAGCTATTGCAGGATTGGTCGTTCTTCTCGTCTTCACTTTCGCCCTGTGTTACCTCATCTACTCTGCTTGCTGTCGACGCAACAGCAGTGCGAAAAATCGACAACACAGAAAACGACGGCGACACCGACGGTCTAACAGCAGTGGCAGCAACGTTGGCATTGGTATAATGGCAGGGTCGGTCGGCGGCTCGTCCATGTATGGCGGCACAGGCATTCCACCGTACCGAATAAACCATAACTCAAGCACTTCTAGGTACCCTCCGCGTACTTTGAGTCGAACACCTTCCGTACGAAGCGGTTTTACGTTTCCCGACCGCTACGATAGCGATCAAGACTGA